One Cellulomonas soli DNA window includes the following coding sequences:
- a CDS encoding phosphoribosyl-ATP diphosphatase: protein MKTFDQLFAELSEKAVTRPAGSGTVAELDSGVHGIGKKIVEEAAEVWMAAEHESDERTAEEISQLLYHLQVLVLARGLTLEDVYKHL from the coding sequence GTGAAGACCTTCGACCAGCTGTTCGCCGAGCTGTCCGAGAAGGCCGTGACCCGCCCCGCGGGCTCCGGCACCGTCGCCGAGCTGGACTCGGGCGTGCACGGGATCGGCAAGAAGATCGTCGAGGAGGCCGCCGAGGTGTGGATGGCCGCCGAGCACGAGTCCGACGAGCGCACCGCCGAGGAGATCTCGCAGCTGCTCTACCACCTGCAGGTGCTGGTCCTCGCACGCGGCCTCACGCTCGAGGACGTCTACAAGCATCTGTGA
- the ribH gene encoding 6,7-dimethyl-8-ribityllumazine synthase, protein MSGAGAPSLTTDGSGLKVVVVAASWHTVVMDGLLAGARRALAEAHVEDVTVLRVPGTFELPVAARAATEAGADAVVALGVVIRGGTPHFEYVCEAATHGLTDVSVRSGVPVGFGVLTCDDEAQALDRAGLPGSHEDKGAEAAQAAVATVVALRTLPARPSRLRS, encoded by the coding sequence ATGAGCGGCGCAGGAGCACCTTCCCTCACGACCGACGGGAGCGGCCTCAAGGTCGTCGTCGTCGCGGCGAGCTGGCACACCGTCGTGATGGACGGGCTGCTCGCGGGCGCCCGCCGCGCGCTGGCCGAGGCGCACGTCGAGGACGTGACGGTCCTGCGCGTGCCCGGCACGTTCGAGCTGCCGGTGGCTGCCCGTGCGGCGACCGAGGCGGGTGCGGATGCGGTCGTCGCGCTCGGCGTCGTCATCCGCGGCGGGACGCCGCACTTCGAGTACGTGTGCGAGGCAGCCACCCACGGGCTGACCGACGTCTCGGTGCGCAGCGGCGTGCCGGTCGGCTTCGGCGTGCTCACGTGCGACGACGAGGCCCAGGCGCTGGACCGCGCCGGGCTCCCCGGCTCGCACGAGGACAAGGGCGCCGAGGCTGCCCAGGCTGCGGTCGCCACCGTGGTCGCGCTGCGCACGCTGCCCGCCAGGCCGTCTAGGCTCCGCTCGTGA